A part of Lacerta agilis isolate rLacAgi1 chromosome 7, rLacAgi1.pri, whole genome shotgun sequence genomic DNA contains:
- the MGME1 gene encoding mitochondrial genome maintenance exonuclease 1 yields the protein MMSFLCINRKYWRVPMLLRGMLNQEGFRFRSLAASCSLYGKKKTTIRYENIDQEKYRDLINYLTSYKDSSQRPELVFEEGNMLNGPQKKYKNSDQEDQPKVCRNWIPLMNPNKSSLPQETAPGQPLQISLQRKNLASVTAVLQQTMPVEQAFYLEKWKQRMILELGTEGFAEYTKNIFQQGKLFHAAMETLLLAEEISVEQEEDTSVSGYIRSVQHVLQHVTGVRVLESAVQHETLHYQGLVDCVAEYRGKLCVIEWKTSGKAKPFLRNTFDNPLQVAAYIGAINHDANYNFQVDCGLLVVAYKDGSPAHAHYIDSELCSQYWNKWLLRLEEYKEKDFGIV from the exons ATGATGTCATTTCTCTGCATTAACAGAAAATATTGGAGAGTCCCAATGTTGTTGAGAGGAATGTTGAACCAGGAAGGATTCAGGTTTAGATCACTTGCTGCTTCGTGCTCTCTCTATGGGAAGAAGAAAACAACCATCCGGTATGAAAACATTGACCAAGAAAAATACAGAGATTTGATCAACTACCTCACATCCTATAAAGACAGTTCTCAGAGACCTGAATTAGTATTTGAAGAAGGTAACATGCTAAATGGACCACAAAAGAAATATAAGAACTCAGACCAGGAGGATCAACCAAAAGTTTGTAGGAACTGGATTCCTCTAATGAATCCCAATAAGAGCTCTTTGCCTCAAGAAACTGCTCCGGGACAGCCTTTGCAAATCAGTTTGCAAAGGAAAAACTTGGCTAGTGTGACAGCTGTTCTACAACAGACCATGCCTGTGGAGCAAGCTTTTTATCTGGAGAAGTGGAAACAGCGGATGATTCTAGAACTTGGGACAGAGGGTTTTGCCGAATACACTAAAA ATATCTTTCAACAAGGTAAATTATTCCATGCAGCCATGGAAACTTTACTTTTAGCTGAAGAAATCTCTGTGGAGCAGGAAGAAGACACCAGTGTATCTGGCTACATAAGAAGTGTGCAGCATGTGCTGCAACATGTTACTGGAGTGAGAGTCCTTGAAAGTGCGGTACAGCATGAGACCCTTCATTACCAAGGCCTAGTGGATTGTGTGGCAGAATATCG AGGGAAATTATGTGTAATTGAATGGAAGACATCAGGGAAAGCGAAACCGTTTCTTCGGAATACGTTTGACAATCCACTCCAGGTTGCAGCATACATAGGAGCCATTAACCATGATGCCAATTACAACTTTCAG GTTGACTGTGGCCTCCTTGTGGTCGCCTACAAAGACGGTTCTCCTGCACATGCACATTACATAGACTCTGAGCTATGCTCTCAGTACTGGAACAAGTGGCTGCTTCGCCTGGAAGAATATAAAGAGAAAGACTTTGGAATTGTGTGA